In Thiomonas arsenitoxydans, the genomic stretch TCCCACAACTCTCGGTCGATGATCGGTGGATGCTCGGCCTGGTACCACTGCTCCTTGTGGCGCAGTTCACCGAGGTAGGTCCGGTTGTTGAGCAGCTTGTAGATCAGCCCCTTGTCGATCGGCTTGCCGTCTCGGGTCTTGCCGTCCTGCGTGGTCCACGCCTTGGACGTCACGCCGTCGAGCTTCAGCTCCTTGAACAGCATCGTGCTGGAGCCCAGTTCAACGAAGCGCTGGAAGATGTGCCGGATGAGCTTGGCCTCGCGTTCGTTGGGCACCAGTCGGCGGTTCTCGACGTCGTAACCGAGGGGAGGCACGCCGCCCATCCACATGCCCTTGCGCTTACTGGCGGCGATCTTGTCGCGGATGCGCTCGCCGGTGACCTCGCGCTCGAACTGTGCGAAGGACAGCAGGATGTTCAACATCAGCCGCCCCATCGACGTGGTGGTGTTGAATTGCTGGGTGACCGACACGAACGACACGCCATAGCGCTCGAACACCTCGACCATCTTGGAGAAGTCCGCGAGGCTGCGCGTCAGGCGGTCGATCTTGTAGATGACGACCACATCGATCTTGCCGGCCTCGATGTCGGCCATCAAACGTCGCAGCGCTGGGCGTTCCATGTTGCCGCCCGAGAAGGCCGGGTCGTCGTAGTCGTCTCCGACCGGAATCCAACCCTCGGCGCGCTGGCTGGCGATGTAGGCATGCCCCGCATCGCGCTGGGCGTCGATCGAGTTGTATTCCTGGTCCAGCCCTTCGTCGGTGGACTTGCGCGTGTAGACCGCGCAGCGCATGCGGCGCTTCAGAATTTCGCTCATCGCCGGGCTCCCTTCTTCGCCGCTGTCTTGGGAGTGGCTGGTGCTTTGAGCCCGAAGAACAGAGGCCCTGACCACCGCGTGCCGGTGATCTCGCGGGCGATCATCGACAGACTCGGGTACATCCGGCCCTGGAAGTCGTACTGGCCATCCTGGGTCACGATGACGCGGTGCTCGACACCCTGGTACTCGCGGGTGAGCACAGTGCCTGCTGCTGGCCGGTAGTCACGGTCGCGCTTCTTCACCTTGCCGGTCTCGACCAAGGATGCGATGCGGCGTTTGTTGCGCTCTAGCAGGTTGGCGTCGACCTTGCGAAACTCCACCTCTTGCAGGCGGTAGGCAATGCGCCGCTCCAGAAATTGGCGGTTGTGGGTGGGCGTGTCGTCACCGAAGAGCCTCTGCCAGAGCGCTTTGATTTCCGGCATGGGTAGCTCGGGCAATCGCGCAATCTGTGAGGCCACCGATGGTGGCGCAGAGAACTTGTCGGTGTTGATCTTGGCGGGCGTGCTCATCAGGACTCCGTTTCTGCGTTGTTGGCGGGGTCTGAATGAACGCGCTGGTGGCGGGAAAAGCCAAGCTCAAACTCGCTCTCCGAAGCCCGTCTTGCGGACGGGCGAGAGTCGGCGCTGCGAAGGCGGACGAGTCCATTTGCGAGCAACGACGCGATCTCGCGCCGACGCTGCTCGGGGGACATCCGGTCGGGGGGTACTTGATTGATTTCATGCATCGGTATCGGTCCTGTCCATCAAACTCGCTTGAATAGCGAAATTCTCCGGATGAACCCTCACCGACACCATGAGGGAGTTTCGAGCGCCTGCGTGCTGGCGCTGGCTCCTGCGAAAACGCGACCCAATCAGGTCGTCAGGTGATGGGCCAGGACGGCCTTCATGAGCTGGTTGCCGGTGGGCGTTGAGGCCAGCAGATCCCTGATCCGAGTCTTGATCTGGTGGGCATCCACGCCCGCCTTTGATGCCGCTTGCATCACGCCCGAATAGGCGTCAAGCACATCGGCGCCGGTGATGTCGTAGCCGTGGCCGAGTGAGATCCAACGCAGTGAAGCGAGGCCGGCAGCGACCGCAAACTCAGGCTGGCTCTCGGCAAAGTCTCTGGCCGCGCGGGCCAGCGTGCGTGGATCGGTTGGGCTGGTGGTCGCCAGGTCGATGGCGACGTTGAACAGTCCGGCATCTTTCGCAGCCGCGAACCATTTGCCTTCAGCGCCGGGGGTACTGGCAACCAAGTCGCGCAGGATCTGCTCTGGCGGCGTATTCGGATACTTCTTGGCGATGGCACGAAATGTCGCCAAGTTGGTCGTGCCCTGGTTGGCTTCGATCGCGTAGCGGCGGTAAGCATCTTCGGCCAAGCCCGACGACAGCAGGATGGCCTCGCAGGCCTCGGCGATCAGCCAGCCGGGGTCGTTCAGACCGCGCGATTGCTCGGCATAACGTACGGCCTCAGCCTTCTTGCCCATCGCCGCAAGTGCTTTGACGCCCCACTGGCGGTCATGCCACCACTTGAATGGCGCCCGCTCCAGCAGCGCGAGCAGTTGATCGTGGCGGCCAGCGGCATACAGCGATGCAAGGCATGCGCTGGTCCCCTTGAAGAACCCGTGGCCGGTGGATCGGGAGCTCCAGACGTGTTCGACAAGAGGCAGGAATTCATCGACCCACACCATCGCCAGTTCCGGCGTGACGCACAGCTCGCCCCAATGCTCTCCGAGGGATTCGATGTAGGGGATGTCGTCGTCTTGCAAGGCCTGCCACAGGCGTTCAAGCCAACGCTGTCGAACGCGCGGATCGACATCCGCCTTGGCGATGATGGGCACCAGGGTGTCGATGGCCCGGTTCACTGCGGTGCCCAGGGCTCCGGAAGAGCTGTCGACCTGCTCCAGCGCTGGCGACAACTTCTCCAGCAAAGTCACAGCGCCCTCGGCGGCGAGCACCGGCTCCTTGCGTGCGACTGCCTTGATTTCAGCGAGCGCTTCCTTGATGCGCTGGATCGGCGTGTCTGATCGCCAGCCGAAGGCGTGACGGCGGAAGCGGGCGCTGAATTGCCACTTGTGCGTGGTCATGATTGATCGTCCATGAACTACCGAACGGGGTGCTGGCCGTTTCGGATGAACCGATCGAAGGTGTCCTCCTCGGGCTCGCCATCGTCATGCTGTAGCCGCTGCCACTCAGCGTCCGGCATCAACAGCAGCGTCAGCGAGTAGTCGTATTGGCCCGCGACCCTGGTCATTTCGGTCAGAGGCATGGACGCTGGCTCGCGCGGAAACCAAGTCTGCGCACGCGTCGATTGGGTCTGAGCACTCACATCCAAGAGGTTGTTGCTGTGCGCCAAAGCGTCCTGCGGCAGTTCGATGGTGTTCTTGCGCGTCGCGAAGTAGGCGCCGGACTTGAATGCGGCCTGGTTCGACTTTGACCAAAGGAGATGGTCGTCACGGCTTGCCACGAGGACGGCGCGCTTCTCGGCGATCTCCGTCCACCGCAGTGCGGCGGCCGTCAGCGATACGCCATAGCGTTCGGCGCAGTGACCCAGCAACTCGAAGCTGACGGGTTGGCCATCGACTTGTTTCCGGAAATCGTCCAGTGGCATCAGCAACGTCGACGCGAACTTGTCAGCCTCGGTTTCGATGTCCCGCTCGTTGCCGTCACCCGTCTCGATGTCGTCGTCACCGCACTCGAACCGATCCTGGTCGTGGCGGTGCAGGATGTAGTGACCGAACTCGTGCGCAATCGTGAAGCGCTTGCGACCCTCGGACCGGACCGCGCTGTTGTAGACGATCAACCACTTCGACCGGGCCTTGTTGGCGGCGAGCAGGCCCTCCAAGCCATCCAAATCCTCGCCCTGAACCTTGTCCACGGGCGAGTCGGCAAAGCACTGCCGAGAATACTCCAGCGCGACCTCATCGACCTTGACCGGAAAGCGGTTCGATCCCAGCACCATGTTGAGCATGGACGAGATGCGGTTGGCCTGCGCCATCGGTTGCTTGCGTTCGGTCACTCGTCGTCATCCCATGCGTCGAGGATCTTGCGCAGCCGCTTCTTGGTGTCGTCCGGCATGCTCTTGTACTTGCGGAAGAAGGCCTCGTCGATGACCTCTTCGCCAGGGGATGCTGTCGATTCGGTGAGCAGAAACTCGGTCGTGACTTCGAGCACCGACGCAATCTTGCCGATCTTGTCGGCCGACGGTTTCGGGTCGTCCTTGTTCTCCAGCTCCCAGATGTAGCTCTTGCTGGAATCGGTCAGCTCCGCCAGTTGTTCAAGGCTGAGCTTCTTCTGCTTCCGCAGAGCGCGGATTTTGTCGCCCAGGGGGGATGGCACCGATTGCTCCTAAGTGGTCTGCTCCAAGCCGAAAATAATACCATCCTACCGAACGAAAACGTATCTGCTTGACAAACCCCTATCCGGCCAGAAATAATTCGCAGCGTTCGGTGCGCCGAACGAAAACGGTCTGCACCCCCCGAGAACAATGCGGGGCGGCTCGGGCTGGTGCCAACCCGATCAACACCTTGCGAAGGGGAATGTCAATGAACGATGCCGAGAACCTGTCCAAGCTGCTTGGCCACCTGCCGCCAGCGGTGTTCCGTGAATTCATGGTGGTGGAGTTCAGTCTGGCGATGCCGGATCTGGACAAGAAGCAGGGCAAGCAAGAGCAGCGCGCTGTCATGGAGCAAGTTCTGTCGGCCTTGGATGTGAGCGCGCGGCGGGAGATCGAGGAAGTGGCGGAGCGCATCGTGCTGCTCTCGGACGGCGCCGGGCAGGACGTCATCGATGGCATCAGTCAGGACATCGTCGGCGACGATGCCAAGGCCGCGTTTGCAGCCATCCCGAACCAGTACGAACGTGCGCTGTGGCTGTACCTCAATGCGCCCGCACTCTTCGAGGAGGCGTTGAACGCCCGCCAGGCGGATGTCTTCCGTCAGAGCGCGTCCTGCTATTCGGGCTATGTCGCGCCCAAGGATCTGACGGTCCTGGATGACGCGGCAGCTCGGCTGGCCTTCCACCTGGCAGTCGCCCAGCAGCTTGGCTGTGCAGCGGATACGGTTGCGGTTCAGGTCTTCAAGCGGCTGCGTCCCGACACCCTCACCGGCGAAGAGGTCGATCTGTACCAAGTCAGCGTCCATCACAACCGCCCGCCCGAGATCATTGATCGTGTACAGGCCAGCGAACTGGTGCCGCAGGAGGTGATCCGGGCTGTTTCGTCGCACATCACCTACGAGCCCGCCAATGGCCACCTGGAGGTCTTGTCGAAAGACACCGACGGCCGCGAGGCGCTGGCGCGCATCGTGGCGGACTCGCTGCTGAAGTCGCCCATCACCGGCGACAAGATCCCGCTCAAGCAGTACGACTACCAGAGCCTCGCTGCGCCCCGCAGCTTTGATCTGAGCGGTGAGGACGTGGCATCGGTCAAGGTGATCGAACTCGGCTACACGACGGTGAACCACCGATCCTTGCAGGTGAAGGTCTCGGCCAAGGACGTCGACGACATCTACACCGCAGCACGCTCCCTGATCTCCTTGTCGTTCGATTTCCGCAACCACCACATCAACTACGCGAAACTGTCGATCCGCATCAAGAAGGTCGGCAAGGAACGTGCACGCACGATCGCCGTGATCCTGCGGGATGACAACAAGTGCAACATCAAGACCAAGCGCGAAAAGGACCGCGCCCTGTGCGACCGCCTGCTGGCCAAGTGGCAATTGGTGAAGGAGATTGATGGTGTCGGAGAAGATCCTGTCGACGCGTTCGCTGCTTGAGCTGATCGATCTCTTCGAACGATCGATCCACGCCGTTGCCAATGGCGACGGTCAGCGCCTGCGCGGCGTGCCCGGCTGGGATCTGTGGCGCTGTGGGGCGCTGTCCGACAGCGACCTGGCGGCGTGGACCGAACGTATCGGCTATGCAGGCAGCTATCCGGCACCCCTTGGCGATGATCGTGTCCCGGTCGACATCGAGGAAGACGATGACCCGGGTCGGTATCGCTACCGTTGCCCCGAGACATTCCGCACCAAGTATGTCTCTGCTGATCTGGTCGCCGTCCACGCGGTCGATGCAGTGAAGCTGCTCACGTACTTGGCAGACCTGCTCGGCGTTCCCCAGGCGCAACGAAGCGGCATCACGGCGCCGACGATCGATGGTGTCCTGTGGCGCCTCGGCAAGATGCGCATTGCCCACGCGCAGGTCGACGCTTGGGTCGTCCGGGGACTCTCGTCATCGACCGAAAAAGTCTTCGAGCATTTCCGTGCTCCGCCGCTTCCTGATCAGGGGTTGATCTTCACCACCGGCCAGGATCTCCCCGCCATCGTTATGCCGCCCCGTGCCTACCGCATTGTCCCAATCGCGAGCGCACTGGTCGATCATGCCATCAAGCCGTACGTCGACATTGACCTGATCCACCGGCTGCTGCTGGCGCCGGCCGGTACCAAGGTGGAGAAGTCTCTGCCGGTCCGCTTCGACAGGTACTCCAACACGCTGGTCATCGCCACCAAGTCCGACAAGCCCTGGCC encodes the following:
- a CDS encoding recombinase family protein; this translates as MSEILKRRMRCAVYTRKSTDEGLDQEYNSIDAQRDAGHAYIASQRAEGWIPVGDDYDDPAFSGGNMERPALRRLMADIEAGKIDVVVIYKIDRLTRSLADFSKMVEVFERYGVSFVSVTQQFNTTTSMGRLMLNILLSFAQFEREVTGERIRDKIAASKRKGMWMGGVPPLGYDVENRRLVPNEREAKLIRHIFQRFVELGSSTMLFKELKLDGVTSKAWTTQDGKTRDGKPIDKGLIYKLLNNRTYLGELRHKEQWYQAEHPPIIDRELWDKVHAILATNGRVRGNATRATVPYLLKGIVFGNDGRALSPFHTTKKNGRRYRYYVPQRENKEHAGASGLPRLPAAELESAVLDQLRAVLRSPDLLGEVLPRAIELDPSLDEAKVTVAMTRLDTIWDQLFPTEQTRIVKLLVEKVIVSPNDLEVRLRANGIERLVLELQPAGATHPEEALA
- a CDS encoding ImmA/IrrE family metallo-endopeptidase encodes the protein MTERKQPMAQANRISSMLNMVLGSNRFPVKVDEVALEYSRQCFADSPVDKVQGEDLDGLEGLLAANKARSKWLIVYNSAVRSEGRKRFTIAHEFGHYILHRHDQDRFECGDDDIETGDGNERDIETEADKFASTLLMPLDDFRKQVDGQPVSFELLGHCAERYGVSLTAAALRWTEIAEKRAVLVASRDDHLLWSKSNQAAFKSGAYFATRKNTIELPQDALAHSNNLLDVSAQTQSTRAQTWFPREPASMPLTEMTRVAGQYDYSLTLLLMPDAEWQRLQHDDGEPEEDTFDRFIRNGQHPVR
- a CDS encoding helix-turn-helix domain-containing protein; this encodes MPSPLGDKIRALRKQKKLSLEQLAELTDSSKSYIWELENKDDPKPSADKIGKIASVLEVTTEFLLTESTASPGEEVIDEAFFRKYKSMPDDTKKRLRKILDAWDDDE
- a CDS encoding DUF2924 domain-containing protein — encoded protein: MSTPAKINTDKFSAPPSVASQIARLPELPMPEIKALWQRLFGDDTPTHNRQFLERRIAYRLQEVEFRKVDANLLERNKRRIASLVETGKVKKRDRDYRPAAGTVLTREYQGVEHRVIVTQDGQYDFQGRMYPSLSMIAREITGTRWSGPLFFGLKAPATPKTAAKKGARR